One segment of Hippopotamus amphibius kiboko isolate mHipAmp2 chromosome 2, mHipAmp2.hap2, whole genome shotgun sequence DNA contains the following:
- the ZBTB34 gene encoding zinc finger and BTB domain-containing protein 34, whose amino-acid sequence MSVEMDSSSFIQFDVPEYSSTVLSQLNELRLQGKLCDIIVHIQGQPFRAHKAVLAASSPYFRDHSALSTMSGLSISVIKNPNVFEQLLSFCYTGRMSLQLKDVVSFLTAASFLQMQCVIDKCTQILESIHSKISVGGVDSVTVGAEEAPEGRNGVKDSSYFANPVEISPPYCSQVRQPSTSSDLRMEATPSKALRSRLQEEGHSDRGSSGSVSEYEIQIEGDHEQGDLLGRESQITEVKVKMEKSDRPSCSDSSSLGDDGYHTEMVDGEQVVAVNVGSYGSVLQHTFSYSQAASQPASVSEAFGSLSNSSPSRSMLSCFRGGRARQKRALSVHLHSDLQGLVQGSDSEAMMNNPGFESSPRERSARGHWYPYNERLICIYCGKSFNQKGSLDRHMRLHMGITPFVCKFCGKKYTRKDQLEYHIRGHTDDKPFRCEICGKCFPFQGTLNQHLRKNHPGVAEVRSRIESPERTDVYVEQKLENDASASEMALDSRMEIHTVSDAPD is encoded by the coding sequence ATGTCAGTAGAAATGGACAGCAGCAGTTTTATTCAGTTTGATGTGCCCGAGTACAGCAGCACCGTTCTGAGCCAGCTAAACGAACTCCGCCTGCAAGGGAAACTATGTGACATCATTGTCCACATTCAGGGTCAGCCGTTCCGAGCCCACAAAGCAGTCCTCGCGGCCAGCTCCCCCTATTTCCGGGACCATTCAGCATTAAGTACCATGAGTGGCTTGTCAAtatcagtgattaagaatcccaATGTGTTTGAACAGTTGCTTTCATTTTGTTACACTGGAAGAATGTCGTTGCAGCTGAAGGATGTTGTCAGCTTTCTGACCGCAGCTAGCTTTCTTCAGATGCAGTGTGTCATTGACAAGTGCACGCAGATCCTGGAGAGCATCCATTCAAAGATCAGTGTTGGAGGCGTGGACTCTGTGACCGTCGGGGCAGAAGAGGCCCCAGAGGGTCGCAATGGAGTTAAAGACAGCAGCTACTTTGCCAACCCAGTGGAGATCTCCCCTCCATACTGCTCTCAGGTACGGCAGCCCAGCACAAGCAGTGATCTGCGGATGGAGGCGACACCCAGCAAAGCTTTGCGCAGCCGTTTACAGGAGGAAGGGCACTCGGACCGAGGGAGCAGTGGGAGCGTCTCTGAGTACGAGATTCAGATTGAGGGGGACCATGAGCAAGGGGACCTGCTGGGGAGGGAGAGCCAGATCACTGAGGTGAAAGTGAAGATGGAGAAGTCCGACCGGCCCAGCTGTTCTGACAGCTCCTCCCTGGGAGACGATGGGTACCACACGGAGATGGTTGATGGGGAACAAGTTGTGGCTGTGAATGTGGGTTCCTATGGTTCTGTGCTCCAGCACACCTTTTCCTACTCCCAGGCAGCTTCTCAGCCAGCCAGCGTATCCGAAGCTTTCGGAAGTTTGAGTAACTCCAGCCCATCCAGATCCATGCTGAGCTGTTTCCGAGGAGGGCGTGCCCGCCAGAAGCGGGCTCTGTCGGTCCATCTGCACAGTGATCTGCAGGGCTTGGTGCAGGGATCTGACAGCGAAGCTATGATGAATAACCCCGGGTTTGAGAGCAGTCCCCGGGAGAGGAGTGCGAGAGGTCACTGGTACCCGTACAATGAGAGGTTGATCTGTATTTACTGTGGAAAGTCCTTCAACCAGAAGGGAAGCCTTGACAGGCACATGCGACTCCATATGGGAATCACCCCCTTTGTGTGCAAGTTCTGCGGGAAGAAGTACACACGGAAGGACCAGCTGGAGTACCACATCCGGGGCCATACTGACGATAAACCATTCCGCTGTGAGATCTGTGGGAAGTGCTTTCCATTCCAAGGTACCCTCAACCAGCACTTGCGGAAAAATCACCCCGGCGTAGCTGAAGTCAGGAGTCGCATTGAGTCCCCTGAGAGAACAGATGTGTATGTGGAACAGAAACTAGAAAACGATGCATCGGCCTCAGAGATGGCCCTAGATTCCCGGATGGAAATTCACACGGTGTCTGATGCTCCTGATTAA